Genomic DNA from Amycolatopsis alba DSM 44262:
CCCCCCTGCGGGGCAGACTGACCTGGTGCGAGTGCTGGTAGTGGAAGACGAGCGCCTGCTGGCGGACACGATCGCCGAGGGCCTGCGACGGTTCTCCATGGCCGTCGACGTCTGCTACGACGGCGGACAGGCCCTGGACCGGGTGGGGGTGCACGGCTACGACGTCGTCGTGCTCGACAGGGACCTCCCCGTCGTGCACGGCGACGAGGTCTGCGCCGCGGTGATCGGGACCGGCGGCGAGGCCAGGGTCCTCATGCTCACCGCGGCCGCCGACGTCAACGACCGGGTCGCCGGGCTTGGCCTCGGCGCCGACGACTACCTGACGAAGCCGTTCGCGTTCGCCGAGCTCGTCGCGCGGGTGCAGGCGCTGTCGCGGCGCGCGCGGCCGGCGCTGCCGCCGGTACTGGAACGCGGCGGTGTCGTCCTCGACCTGCCCCGGCACCAGGCGTCCCGCGATGGCCGGTTCCTTCCCTTGTCCCCCAAGGAATTCGCGGTTCTGGAGGTGCTGATGCGCGCCGAAGGGACCGTGGTCAGCGCGGAAGAACTGCTGGAGAAGGCGTGGGACGAGCACGCCGATCCGTTCACGAACGCCGTCCGGGTGGCGATGATGACGTTGCGCCGCAAACTCGGCGAACCGCCGCTGATCGAGACCGTTCCCGGCGCCGGTTACCGGTTCGGGTCATGAAGCCACTCCGGCTTTCCCTGCGCACCAAGCTGACCGCGCTCTACGGCGGGGCGTTCCTGGTCGTCGGGCTCGCGTTGCTGATCGTCAACTACCTGCTGGTGAGCTCGAAGCTGCCGGACACGGCCGCCTTCGCCGACACCGCCGCGGGCATCTCGGTCCAGCGCGCCCAGGCGTACCCGATGGACACGGCGACCATCATGCCCGTCGAGCGCGCACAGGCCACCCAGCTGGTCGCGACCTCGATCACCGAATACCGCTCGGACGTGCTTTCGACACTGCTGTGGCAATCGCTGGTGGCGCTGGCGATCGCCGGCGCGCTCGCGGTGCTGTTCGGCTGGCTGATGGCGAGCCGGGTGCTGCGACCGCTGCACGCGATCACTTCGACCGCGCGAAAACTCGAGGTCGAGAACCTCGACCGGCGGATCGACCTCGACGGCCCCGACGACGAACTCAAGGAACTCGCGGACACCTTCGACGGCATGCTCGACCGGCTCGCCGTGTCGTTCGAGAGCCAGAAACGCTTTGTCGCCAACGCTTCCCACGAACTGCGGACCCCTCTGGCCGTGCAGCGCACACTGGTCGAGGTGGCGATGGCCGACCCCGACGTCAGCCCGGAGGTCCGGAAACTCGGCGAACACCTGATCTACACCAACGAACGCAGCGAACGGATGATCGAAGGCCTGCTCGTGCTCGCCCGCAGCGATCGCGGCCTCGCCGCGCGCGGCCCCGTCCGACTGGACGAGGTCGCGGCGACGGTGATCCGGTCCGCGACGGCGATGGCCGAGGAAGCGGGGGTCACGGTGGAGTCGCGGCTGCGGCCGCGGACGGTGTCCGGCGACCCCGTGCTGCTGGAACGGCTGGTCACGAACCTCGTGCACAACGCCATCACCTACAACCGCGAGGGCGGCTGGATCCACGTCGACATCGGCGGCGATCCGGCGCTGGTGGTGCGCAACACCGGCCCGCAGGTGCCACTGGACGCCGTCCCCGCGCTGTTCGAGCCGTTCCGGCGGCTCTCCGGCGACCGGACCGGCGACTCGCGCAACGCCGGGCTCGGGCTGTCGATCGTCCGGTCCATCGCCAAGGCGCACGGAGGGACCGCGGGCGCGGAACCCGGCGGCCGGGGCGGCGGACTGGTCGTCCGGGTGCGGCTGCCTTAGATTCCCCCGATCGTGACTGTGTGTGTCCAGCGCGTCACGCGGCGAGCCGCCGATTACTCCAGCAGAATGCACTTGCGGTCATGAACAAAATAGTGAGCAGGACACATGACATCGGCGCGCCTCACACGTCAAGGCGACGCGCCGTTTTAACGTGGACACCCACAAAGGTGAAGAATCGGGGAGGCGAGAATGCGAGCGCTACGGGTGGTCGGGCTGCACGAGGACGGTAAGTCCATCGTGTGCGAAGACCCGGCGAGCCGCACGCGCTTCCTCCTCCCCGCGGACGAGAGGTTGCGAGCGGCGGCGAGGGGTGACATCACCCGCCTCGGCCAGATCGAGATCGAGTTGGAGAGCCAAATGCGGCCACGCGA
This window encodes:
- a CDS encoding ATP-binding protein, translating into MKPLRLSLRTKLTALYGGAFLVVGLALLIVNYLLVSSKLPDTAAFADTAAGISVQRAQAYPMDTATIMPVERAQATQLVATSITEYRSDVLSTLLWQSLVALAIAGALAVLFGWLMASRVLRPLHAITSTARKLEVENLDRRIDLDGPDDELKELADTFDGMLDRLAVSFESQKRFVANASHELRTPLAVQRTLVEVAMADPDVSPEVRKLGEHLIYTNERSERMIEGLLVLARSDRGLAARGPVRLDEVAATVIRSATAMAEEAGVTVESRLRPRTVSGDPVLLERLVTNLVHNAITYNREGGWIHVDIGGDPALVVRNTGPQVPLDAVPALFEPFRRLSGDRTGDSRNAGLGLSIVRSIAKAHGGTAGAEPGGRGGGLVVRVRLP
- a CDS encoding response regulator transcription factor; this encodes MRVLVVEDERLLADTIAEGLRRFSMAVDVCYDGGQALDRVGVHGYDVVVLDRDLPVVHGDEVCAAVIGTGGEARVLMLTAAADVNDRVAGLGLGADDYLTKPFAFAELVARVQALSRRARPALPPVLERGGVVLDLPRHQASRDGRFLPLSPKEFAVLEVLMRAEGTVVSAEELLEKAWDEHADPFTNAVRVAMMTLRRKLGEPPLIETVPGAGYRFGS